One window of the Colletotrichum destructivum chromosome 4, complete sequence genome contains the following:
- a CDS encoding Putative centromere protein C/Mif2/cnp3 — MAPPRQSNVRRRETSTGDFHELGVKGRKTGIELPDTGARDEHGMQPIDGLFSSPEKDNGSPDDEMTRGEQDMELESESGPGPASIMKNHPRLVPRGMSPRKTNLGSPAMRHPSFGPSSSPTRLSPQRRSPPPSQSNRGGSVSRRLDYGGSGAELSGRYPNGTNGRTLSTADEEDEDDEQAALQVRSGSPAENGDEESMQMVGMDGGDEPEPEPESEPELPEPEEDAEESEVEAPKQPAKRRGRPPKAKPPVEEEAAEGVPAGSGNESEEQAPTKRRGRPPKDKGKAKADAPEPEPEPEAAAAPKRRRPRNSDATEAEQEEADDRSSKRQRTEPAKPTAGKRGRPKAVPQEEEGESSKTAKADSKLKAGPKGKPGRKPKAAVGDDSILGVVQKGPPMPKARGLVSQKRQQDPHAITQTRSGRQSFRPLAFWKNEHVTYDEDEAFEDGKKGGRFLLPSVKEVVRVEEEEREARKNKKAKGRKPTAKGRRRQADSDDEEEPEAWEQDPGSIEGEIVVWLPEHEFNPPAINEQVEIDEDRIAVAAGAIQTRDIRDATFRFAKTLSLPFFGSGVVDLPPGAEKRPKNSRKMQMVFFVFQGKVLVTVHETQFRISAGGMWFVPRGNYYSIHNDYDAPARIFFAQGCEVSNGLAQGAGGSQDTTIMG; from the exons AAAGACTGGAATTGAACTGCCAGACACCGGCGCACGCGACGAACATGGCATGCAGCCCATCGACGGGCTGTTTTCTTCGCCAGAGAAGGACAATGGATCCCCCGACGATGAAATGACACGCGGCGAGCAGGACATGGAGCTAGAATCGG AATCCGGCCCTGGACCTGCGTCTATCATGAAGAACCACCCCCGCCTTGTACCCCGAGGAATGTCGCCGCGCAAGACGAACCTCGGATCGCCTGCGATGCGGCACCCCAGCTTCGGtccctcgtcatcgccgaccaGGTTGTCACCTCAACGAAGGTCGCCTCCCCCGTCGCAGTCCAACCGCGGTGGGTCGGTATCTCGCCGACTCGACTATGGGGGTTCCGGTGCCGAATTGAGCGGCAGATACCCGAACGGAACGAATGGTCGCACGCTCTCGACGGcggatgaggaagacgaggatgacgagcaGGCCGCGTTACAGGTGCGGAGCGGATCTCCCGCAGagaacggcgacgaggagtcGATGCAAATGGTCGGCATGGACGGCGGTGACGAacccgagcccgagcccgagtcGGAGCCGGAACTGCCGGAGCCtgaagaagatgccgaggagtCTGAAGTCGAGGCGCCAAAGCAGCCCGCCAAACGCAGAGGCCGTCCACCCAAGGCCAAACCGCccgttgaggaggaggcggccgagggggtACCTGCAGGATCGGGTAACGAGTCGGAAGAGCAGGCACCCACCAAACGGAGAGGCCGTCCGCCCAAGGACAAGGGTAAGGCCAAAGCAGATGCGCCCGAACCGGAGCCCGAAccagaagccgccgccgccccaaAGCGCAGACGTCCGCGGAACTCCGACGCAACCGAGGCggagcaggaagaagccgacgaccGCTCGTCCAAAAGGCAACGGACAGAGCCCGCGAAGCCTACGGCTGGGAAGCGCGGACGGCCCAAGGCCGTTCcccaagaggaagagggcgagtCGTCCAAGACTGCCAAAGCCGACTCCAAactcaaggccggccccaAGGGCAAACCCGGCCGCAAACCGAAggccgccgttggcgacgacTCGATTCTGGGCGTGGTGCAAAAAGGACCACCCATGCCCAAAGCGCGCGGCCTCGTCTCGCAAAAGCGACAGCAGGACCCCCACGCAATCACTCAGACGAGATCCGGCCGCCAGTCGTTCCGACCGCTCGCCTTCTGGAAGAACGAGCACGTCACttacgacgaggacgaggcctTCGAAGATGGCAAGAAGGGTGGCCGGTTTCTGCTGCCGAGCGTCAAAGAAGTCgtccgcgtcgaggaggaagagcggGAGGCGCGGAAAAACAAAAAGGCAAAGGGCCGCAAGCCCACGGCCAAGGGCAGAAGGCGGCAggccgactcggacgacgaggaggagcccgAAGCGTGGGAGCAGGATCCCGGCAGCATCGAGGGTGAGATCGTCGTCTGGCTGCCGGAGCACGAGTTCAACCCGCCAGCTATCAACGAGCAGGTTGAAATTGACGAGGACCGCATcgccgtggcggcgggcgccaTCCAGACACGCGATATCCGAGATGCGACGTTTCGGTTTGCCAAGACGCTCAGCCTGCCCTTTTTCGGttcgggcgtcgtcgacctcccACCGGGGGCAGAGAAACGACCCAAGAATTCGCGCAAGATGCAGATGGTCTTTTTCGTGTTTCAAGGCAAGGTCCTCGTCACTGTCCACGAGACACAGTTCAGAATCAGTGCCGGCGGAATGTGGTTCGTGCCGAGAG GCAACTACTACAGCATCCATAATGACTATGACGCACCCGCGcgcatcttcttcgcccagGGTTGCGAGGTTAGCAACGGCTTGGCGCAAGGGGCTGGCGGCTCTCAGGACACGACCATCATGGGTTGA
- a CDS encoding Putative calcipressin, nucleotide-binding alpha-beta plait domain superfamily translates to MESPKSDTRPIFSRRSTSSSKSLSLDLSSLPPLVQPTPPTNTLLFTNLNDTSIFRPDNLQTIRDLVLKTAPIHSWAPLKSFRRIVVSFFSEDDAIAVRRIWDGEAVMGERVRVYFGQPTPVEVTDRHLALPDAGKLFFISPPPSPPHGWEMKLEDAPNKMVHAEDLADALAKLHHRPTGIETPISPIDGSRQTRSRSSTLLYQPDVNGASPDLPAICLEDMTDEPMEFSPIDNQKPIMAHTSRPPLELMHHA, encoded by the coding sequence ATGGAGTCGCCTAAGTCAGATACCCGCCCTATCTTCTCAAGGCGTTCGACCAGCTCGTCCAAGTCGCTCTCTCTCGATCTTTCCTCCCTGCCGCCTCTGGTccagccgacgccgcccacaAACACCCTACTCTTCACAAACCTGAACGATACCTCTATCTTCCGCCCCGACAACCTCCAGACCATTCGCGACCTTGTTCTCAAGACGGCACCCATTCACTCGTGGGCCCCGCTCAAGTCGTTCCGCCGCATCGTtgtctccttcttctccgaggacgacgcTATCGCCGTGCGTCGCATCtgggacggcgaggccgtcatgGGCGAGCGCGTCCGTGTTTACTTCGGTCAACCCACCCCCGTCGAGGTCACCGATCGCCACCTCGCCCTTCCCGACGCCGGCaagctcttcttcatctcaccccctccttcgcctccccACGGCTGGGAGAtgaagctcgaggacgctCCTAACAAGATGGTTCACGCCGAGGATCTCGCCGACGCTCTGGCTAAGCTCCACCACCGTCCTACCGGCATCGAGACCCCCATCAGCCCCATCGACGGCTCTCGCCAAACCCGCAGCAGGAGCTCTACTTTGCTCTACCAGCCCGATGTCAACGGCGCAAGCCCCGATCTCCCCGCCATCTGCCTTGAGGACATGACCGACGAGCCTATGGAGTTCAGCCCTATCGACAACCAAAAACCCATCATGGCGCATACCTCCCGCCCGCCGCTTGAGTTGATGCATCACGCATAA
- a CDS encoding Putative protein kinase-like domain superfamily, fructosamine/Ketosamine-3-kinase, whose product MARSVDPAIIEALGLDPEQTKIASHGASGFASSFKLTSVIDGQPTNFFVKMGSGKDAEIMFRGEHESLNAIHNAVPDFCPKSYAHGEYQSSPGKHFMVTDFLDLGSSAPGGSGLSLAAKLAKLHTTPAPIPEGFDKPMYGFPATTCCGSTPQDNSWKESWAEFYAENRLRSILRAGIKSNGSDGELSKAVETVASRVVPRLIGDDHVRGMKPVVVHGDLWSGNHGRGRIGGKGGAEEVVYDSSAVYGHSEYELGIMNMFGGFGGTFWNEYNKLVPKAEPKEEWEDRVALYELYHHLNHYAMFGGGYRSGAMGIMKKLISRYG is encoded by the exons ATGGCACGAAGCGTGGATCCGGCAATTATCGAGGCTCTCGGTCTCGATCCCGAGCAGACCAAGATCGCGTCGCACGGAGCTTCCGGTTTTGCGTCGTCGTTCAAACTCACATCCGTTATTGATGGGCAGCCCACCAACTTCTTCGTGAAGATGGGCTCGGGAAAAGATGCAGAAATTATGTTCAGAG GCGAGCATGAATCGCTAAACGCAATCCACAATGCTGTCCCGGATTTCTGCCCAAAGTCTTACGCCCACGGAGAGTACCAGTCGTCGCCGGGCAAGCATTTTATGGTCACGGACTTCCTGGATCTCGGGTCGTCCGCCCCGGGCGGCTCCGGCCTCTCCCTGGCAGCGAAACTCGCCAAGCTGCACACGACGCCGGCCCCCATCCCGGAGGGCTTCGACAAGCCCATGTACGGCTTCCCGGCGACGACATGCTGTGGCTCGACGCCGCAGGACAACTCATGGAAGGAGTCCTGGGCCGAGTTCTACGCCGAGAACAGGCTACGCAGCATCCTGCGCGCCGGCATCAAGAGTAATGGCTCCGACGGTGAGCTGTCCAAAGCCGTGGAGACGGTCGCGAGCAGGGTCGTCCCACGGCTGATCGGCGACGACCACGTCAGGGGCATGAAGCCGGTGGTGGTCCACGGGGACCTCTGGAGCGGGAACCACGGCCGGGGCCGgatcggcggcaagggcggcgccgaggaggtggtgTACGACTCGTCGGCCGTGTACGGCCACTCCGAGTACGAGCTGGGCATTATGAACATGTTTGGTGGGTTCGGGGGGACGTTCTGGAACGAGTACAACAAACTCGTCCCCAAGGCCGAGCCGAAAGAGGAATGGGAGGACCGGGTCGCGCTGTACGAGCT ATATCACCACCTCAACCATTACGCCATGTTCGGCGGGGGCTATCGTAGCGGCGCGATGGGGATCATGAAGAAGCTGATTTCAAGGTACGGCTGA
- a CDS encoding Putative neugrin/Rrg9 → MFCSCRLSPLRLFLQGVSQTLVPEPAVAARLPQHLKTSQALRVVQKSTFATSAAYPRNQSRKPSGREENGAAKRQRATRDREERDGLAGEDDLEGGAKPKREPWQIQKEALKKKFPGGWNPRKRLSPDAIAGIKALHAQFPEEYTLPTLADKFEVSPEAIRRILKSKWQASPEEEEDRQERWFRRGVNVWSRYAELGMKPPTKWRREGVTRDPSYHENRKAAIERRKREEAEEDAAERLQRKLSDTIL, encoded by the coding sequence ATGTTCTGTTCATGTAGATTGAGCCCTTTGAGGCTATTTCTCCAGGGCGTGTCGCAAACGCTCGTCCCAGAGCCTGCCGTCGCAGCAAGGCTCCCGCAGCACCTCAAAACCTCCCAAGCTTTGCGGGTCGTCCAGAAGTCGACGTTCGCAACCTCTGCCGCCTACCCCAGAAACCAAAGTCGGAAACCCTCCGGCAGAGAAGAGAACGGAGCGGCGAAGAGACAACGCGCAACAAGGGACAGGGAGGAAAgggacggcctcgccggcgaggacgacctcgaaggCGGCGCGAAACCGAAGCGGGAGCCCTGGCAGATCCAGAAGGAGgccttgaagaagaagttccCTGGCGGCTGGAACCCACGCAAGCGCCTGTCGCCGGACGCCATCGCGGGCATCAAGGCGCTGCACGCGCAGTTCCCCGAGGAGTACACGCTGCCGACGCTCGCCGACAAGTTCGAGGTGTCGCCCGAGGCCATCCGGCGCATCCTCAAGAGCAAGTGGCAGGCGtcgcccgaggaggaggaggaccggCAGGAGCGCTGGTTCCGGCGCGGCGTCAACGTGTGGTCGCGCTACGCCGAGCTGGGCATGAAGCCGCCCACCAAGTGGCGCCGCGAGGGCGTCACGCGCGACCCATCATACCACGAAAACCGCAAGGCAGCGATCGAAAGGAGGAagcgggaggaggcggaggaggatgcgGCCGAGAGATTGCAGCGGAAGCTGTCTGATACCATCTTGTGA
- a CDS encoding Putative P-loop containing nucleoside triphosphate hydrolase — MNGHFAAVGEEPDAQNYEHGIQVIDDQKDFNGNVATYLQKVRVAEAGFNYHLISVFGSQSTGKSTLLNNLFGTDFSVMSETMRQQTTKGIWMSKNKKEAGMAENILVMDVEGTDGRERGEDQDFERKSALFALATSEVLIVNLWETQVGLYNGANMGLLKTVFEVNLQLFLKDKQSSLRSLLFFVIRDHLGTTPLANLRNTLVQDLTKIWSSISKPQGLENSRIEDYFDFAFAALPHKILQADKFTTEIQNLGRRFTAGHRTGGASSQEFDGGVFLPEYHRRIPADGFSIYAEGIWDQIVNNKDLDLPTQQELLAQFRCDEISREVLVGFDNAIVPLEEKQSESARSGKPTVLAELGATGRESRDKCLKAFEVQASRYHKGVYTRKRQDLEAKIDGRLKTLYNAQLSAAHKSGIASFSEAVSGAVKSGQKSGAAYEFAEIVTEEKRKTLSAFQSEAESLAIPGVAWSNFKSQYVLFEKELDDVSGKLRKEEMRRLATRVERWVKSRLGDAIGLEFNKLGSGRAGSGAPETGEKPAEKDLWDRIWTVFVDIVKDAQGRFTERAKSFEATQDEVEVGLWRLRRKSWVALREKIEEEVMEGNILLKLRENFEDKFRYDEAGVPRIWRPTDDIEGIYTKARESTLTLIPLLSKFKLAESYGPPDLPAWIGSQPRGVEPSDEEDLTPIGGIDEEDGISLEEEMTVLSESKRQDLVIRFKKTADGVYVEAKRSAIGGVAQVPLYFYALLVALGWNEIVAVLRNPFLFIFLILLAGGTYVAYTLNMLGPMYQMANAAATQGVEIGKQKLREFIENSDTARQALAMPQRDSDSISMDTLDSRGRAKSRNAEDDIDDI, encoded by the exons ATGAACGGCCACTTTGCTGCTGTTGGCGAGGAGCCGGATGCTCAGAACTACGAGCATGGCATCCAGGTTATCGACGACCAGAAAGACTTCAA TGGCAATGTCGCAACTTACTTGCAAAAAGtgcgcgtcgccgaggcggggTTCAACTACCACCTCATCTCCGTTTTCGGCTCCCAGTCCACCGGCAAGTCAACGCTGCTGAACAACCTGTTTGGAACCGATTTCTCCGTCATGTCCGAGACGATGCGCCAGCAGACCACCAAGGGAATATGGATGtccaagaacaagaaggaggccggcaTGGCTGAGAACATCCTCGTCATGGACGTCGAGGGTACTGACGGTCGCGAGCGCGGCGAGGACCAGGACTTTGAGAGGAAGAGCGCCCTGTTCGCCCTGGCAACCAGTGAGGTCTTGATCGTCAACCTCTGGGAGACCCAAGTCGGCCTGTACAACGGTGCCAACATGGGCCTGCTCAAGACCGTCTTCGAGGTCAATCTGCAGCTCTTCCTCAAGGACAAGCA GTCGAGTCTGAGATCCCTCTTATTCTTCGTCATTCGAGACCACCTTGGCACGACGCCCCTTGCGAACCTGCGCAACACCCTGGTCCAGGACCTGACTAAGATCTGGTCGTCCATTTCCAAGCCGCAGGGCCTCGAGAACTCGCGCATCGAGGACTACTTCGACTTCGCTTTTGCCGCTCTCCCCCACAAAATCCTCCAGGCCGATAAGTTCACCACCGAGATCCAGAACCTGGGGAGGAGGTTCACTGCGGGGCACCGCACGGGTGGGGCCAGTTCACAGGAgttcgacggcggcgtgttCCTGCCCGAGTACCACCGACGCATTCCCGCCGACGGCTTTTCCATCTACGCCGAGGGCATCTGGGACCAGATTGTCAACAACAAGGATCTCGACCTCCCGACGCAGCAGGAGTTGCTCGCCCAGTTCCGTTGCGACGAGATCTCACGAGAGGTCCTGGTCGGGTTTGACAACGCCATCGTACCCCTCGAAGAGAAGCAGTCAGAGTCTGCTCGGTCCGGCAAGCCCACTGTACTGGCAGAGCTCGGTGCGACAGGGCGGGAATCTCGCGACAAGTGCCTGAAGGCATTCGAGGTCCAGGCCAGCAGATATCACAAGGGCGTCTACACCCGCAAGCGCCAAGACCTCGAGGCCAAAATCGACGGCCGGCTCAAGACGCTCTACAATGCACAGCTGTCCGCGGCCCACAAGTCCGGCATCGCCTCGTTCAGCGAAGCCGTGTCTGGCGCCGTCAAGTCTGGTCAAAAGTCTGGTGCGGCTTACGAATTTGCCGAGATTGTGACcgaggagaagcgcaagaCGCTCTCGGCCTTCCAGAGTGAGGCCGAGAGTCTCGCCATCCCGGGTGTTGCCTGGTCCAACTTCAAGTCGCAATACGTGCTGTTTGAGAAAGAGCTGGACGACGTGAGCGGTAAGCTGCGCAAGGAAGAGATGCGTCGGTTGGCTACGAGGGTGGAGCGATGGGTCAAGTCCCGTTTGGGCGACGCGATCGGTTTGGAGTTCAACAAGCTCGGCTCCGGTAGAGCTGGCTCCGGCGCCCCCGAAACCGGTGAGAAGCCAGCAGAGAAGGACCTCTGGGATCGCATCTGGaccgtcttcgtcgacatcgtcaaaGACGCCCAGGGCAGGTTCACCGAGCGAGCCAAGAGCTTCGAGGCCACCcaagacgaggtcgaggtcggtcTCTGGCGACTCAGGCGCAAAAGCTGGGTGGCTCTGCGTGAGAAGATTGAGGAAGAGGTCATGGAGGGCAACATTCTGCTGAAGCTGAGGGAGAATTTCGAGGACAAGTTTAGATATGACGAGGCTGGTGTGCCCAGGATATGGAGACCCACAGACGACATCGAGGGCATCTACACCAAGGCGCGGGAGTCTACCCTGACTCTCATCCCTCTGCTGTCCAAGTTCAAGCTTGCCGAGAGCTACGGCCCCCCCGACTTGCCTGCGTGGATCGGTAGCCAGCCGCGTGGCGTCGAGCCgagcgacgaggaagacctGACACCgatcggcggcatcgacgaagaggacggcATCAGCCTTGAGGAGGAGATGACGGTCCTCAGCGAGAGCAAGCGCCAGGACCTCGTCATCAGGttcaagaagacggccgacggcgtatacgtcgaggccaagcgCAGCGCCATTGGCGGTGTTGCCCAGGTGCCCCTGTACTTTTACGCCCTGCTGGTGGCCCTGGGATGGAACGAGATCGTCGCTG TCTTGCGCAATCCgttcctcttcatcttcctcatcctgCTCGCCGGAGGAACCTACGTCGCCTACACGCTCAACATGCTCGGTCCGATGTACCAGATGGCCAACGCGGCCGCCACTCAGGGCGTCGAGATCGGCAAGCAGAAGCTGCGCGAGTTCATCGAGAACTCGGACACGGCGCGGCAGGCACTGGCCATGCCGCAGCGCGACAGCGACTCCATCAGCATGGACACGCTCGACAGCCGGGGCCGGGCCAAGAGCAGGAACGCTGAGGATGACATTGATGACATTTAG
- a CDS encoding Putative succinate--CoA synthetase, beta subunit, ATP-citrate lyase/succinyl-CoA ligase — protein sequence MFKLGRSRLASAIQTSSRVAASPARFPGLAQQQRRNLSIHEYLSADLLRQYGVGVPKGSVAKSAAEAKAVAKEIGGEDMVIKAQVLAGGRGKGSFDNGLKGGVRVIYSPTEAEMFAEQMIGHKLITKQTGAGGKLCNSVYICERKFARREFYLAILMDRASQAPVIVSSSQGGMDIETVAKENPEAIITTNIDINKGVTDEIARDIAVKLGFSEQCIEDAKDTIQKLYQIFLEKDATQIEINPLSETSDHKVLCMDAKFGFDDNADYRQKDIFALRDTTQEDADEVRAAESGLNFIKLDGDIGCLVNGAGLAMATMDIIKLNKGTPANFLDVGGGATPAAIKEAFELITSDPKVSAIFVNIFGGIVRCDLIAQGLINTSKELNLKIPIIARLQGTNVEAAHEIINNSGMKIFSIDDLQTAAEKAVQLSKVVKMAREIDVGVEFSLGI from the exons ATGTTCAAGCTCGGACGCAGCCGGTTGGCTTCTGCCATCCAAACTTCCTCGAGGGTCGCCGCCTCGCCTGCCAGATTCCCGGGTCTCGCGCAGCAACAAAGGAGAAACCTCAGCATTCACGAGTACCTCTCCGCCGACCTCCTGCGCCAG TATGGAGTCGGTGTCCCCAAGGGTTCCGTCGCGAagtcggccgccgaggccaaggccgtcgcAAAGGAGATCGGTGGTGAGGACATGGTCATCAAGGCCCAGGTCCTTGCCGGTGGACGTGGAAAGGGTAGCTTCGACAACGGCCTCAAGGGCGGTGTTCGCGTCATCTACTCCCctaccgaggccgagatgtTCGCCGAGCAGATGATTGGCCACAAGCTCATCACCAAGCAgacgggcgccggcggcaagctctGCAACTCGGTCTACATCTGCGAGCGCAAGTTCGCCCGCCGCGAGTTCtacctcgccatcctcatgGACCGCGCCTCCCAGGCCcccgtcatcgtctcctcctcccaggGTGGCATGGACATCGAGAccgtcgccaaggagaaccccgaggccatcatcaccaccaacatcgacatcaacaaggGTGTCACCGACGAGATCGCTCGCGACATCGCCGTCAAGCTCGGCTTCAGCGAGCAGTGCATCGAGGACGCCAAGGACACCATCCAGAAGCTCTACCAGATCTtcctcgagaaggacgccaCCCAGATTGAGATCAACCCCCTCTCCGAGACTTCTGACCACAAGGTCCTCTGCATGGACGCCAAGTTCGGcttcgacgacaacgccgacTACCGCCAGAAGGACATCTTCGCCCTGCGCGACACCACCCAGGAGGACGCTGACGAggtccgcgccgccgagtccGGCCTCAACTTCATTAAGCTCGATGGTGACATTGGCTGCCTCGTCAACGGTGCCGGTCTGGCCATGGCCACCATGGACATCATCAAGCTGAACAAGGGCACGCCCGCCaacttcctcgacgtcggtggcggtgccaccccggccgccatcaaggaggcTTTCGAGCTCATCACCAGCGACCCCAAggtctcggccatcttcgTCAACATCTTCGGTGGTATCGTCCGCTGCGACCTCATCGCCCAGGGTCTCATCAACACCTCTAAGGAGCTCAACCTCAAGATCCCCATCATCGCCCGTCTCCAGGGTaccaacgtcgaggccgctCACGAGATCATCAACAACTCCGGTATGAAGATCTTCTCCATCGACGACCTCCAGAccgcggccgagaaggccgtgCAACTGTCCAAGGTCGTGAAGATGG CTCGTGAAAttgacgtcggcgtcgagttCTCCCTGGGTATCTAA
- a CDS encoding Putative ER-bound oxygenase mpaB/mpaB'/Rubber oxygenase, catalytic domain, rubber oxygenase Lcp, whose translation MTGILWNRGEEWREAWDFRFKWTEGHFTPDDLRPMMYTYDELGAKALDRLGEISPPTKAPHPGEKTDAAPNPKPHRDLYALLRDNADSDETLGKLWTQVNTVPSWVDWAQIERGQQVFLRYGGPAMFALAFQSLVGGFGSRRVVETLARTGGFGINITRRRLLETLQHILEVTRDLSSVQPGGDGFASSVRVRLLHAAVRRRILALAAERPSYYDVHAWGVPVNDLDSIGTIISFSATLLWISLPRQGIYPTRAEKADYLALWRWVAHVMGTPTDTFASETRARAMMESLMVSEIEPSDTSRVLANNVLTALCNQPPSYASREFLAAETYWLNGPRLARALAVERPPLRYFLLVAGQCIFFMVVSYARRLFPNWDRSLNEKLQKALFGMVVHKTEIGALGKETKFEFKYIPTLDVTSTEADARPDHLARYAKGPAAGMSIRRRLQFAEWRSLAVLLLAVAAAGLLAWLGIRSASVLFRTLPGMTPLGL comes from the exons ATGACTGGCATTCTATGGAACAGAGGTGAGGAGTGGCGAGAAGCATGGGACTTCCGGTTCAAGTGGACCGAAGGGCACTTCACCCCCGATGACCTCCGCCCGATGATGTACACCTACGACGAGCTGGGAGCAAAAGCACTGGACCGGCTGGGCGAGATATCGCCGCCGACCAAGGCCCCGCACCCGGGCGAGAAGACCGACGCGGCTCCCAACCCAAAGCCCCACCGAGATCTCTATGCTCTCCTGAGAGACAACGCAGATTCGGACGAGACCCTCGGGAAGCTATGGACCCAGGTCAACACGGTCCCGAGCTGGGTTGACTGGGCCCAGATCGAACGCGGGCAGCAGGTCTTCCTCCGCTACGGCGGGCCCGCCATGTTCGCG CTCGCGTTCCAAtccctcgtcggcggcttcggcagccgccgcgtcgtcgagacGCTCGCCCGCACGGGCGGCTTCGGCATCAACATTACGCGCCGGCGACTCCTCGAGACGCTCCAGCACATCCTCGAGGTGACGCGCGACCTCAGCTCCGTCcagcccggcggcgacggcttcgCCTCCTCGGTGCGGGTCCGCCTTCtgcacgccgccgtccgccgccgcatcctcgccctcgccgccgagcggcCCTCGTATTACGACGTCCACGCCTGGGGCGTGCCCGTCAACGACCTTGACTCCATTGGCACTatcatctccttctcggccacgCTCCTCTGGATCAGCCTGCCCCGGCAGGGCATCTACCCGACccgcgccgagaaggccgactACCTCGCTCTCTGGCGCTGGGTCGCCCACGTCATGGGCACGCCGACCGACACCTTCGCGTCCGAGACCCGAGCGCGCGCCATGATGGAGTCCCTCATGGTATCCGAGATCGAGCCCTCCGACACGTCGCGCGTGCTCGCCAATAACGTCCTCACGGCGCTGTGCAACCAGCCGCCATCGTATGCCTCGCGCGagttcctcgccgccgagacctACTGGCTCAACGGGCCTAGgctcgcgcgcgcgctggCCGTCGAGAGGCCGCCGTTGCGCTACTTCCTACTCGTTGCCGGGCAGTGCATCTTCTTCATGGTCGTGTCCTACGCCCGCCGTCTGTTCCCAAACTGGGACAGGTCGCTGAATGAG AAACTCCAAAAAGCCCTGTTCGGCATGGTAGTCCACAAGACCGAGATAGGTGCCCTCGGCAAGGAGACAAAGTTCGAGTTCAAGTATATCCCGACCCTGGACGTCACGTCCACCGAAGCCGACGCCCGGCCTGACCACCTTGCCCGGTACGCAAAgggccccgccgccgggatgagcatccgccgccgcctgcagTTTGCCGAATGGCGGAGCCTGGCCGTGCTCCTCCTAgccgtagccgccgccggtcttCTCGCTTGGCTGGGCATCCGGAGTGCCTCGGTGTTGTTCAGGACTCTTCCCGGGATGACTCCGCTGGGTCTGTGA